Proteins encoded together in one Impatiens glandulifera chromosome 1, dImpGla2.1, whole genome shotgun sequence window:
- the LOC124927686 gene encoding NADH dehydrogenase [ubiquinone] 1 beta subcomplex subunit 10-A-like: MGRKKEVYFDEGAPDDFDPKNPYKDPVAMLEMREYLVREKWIDIEKAKVLREKLRWCYRIEGVNHYQKCRHLVHQYLDATRGIGWGKDHRPPSLHGPKVVAERTG, translated from the exons ATGGGGAGGAAGAAGGAAGTGTATTTCGATGAGGGAGCGCCGGATGATTTCGATCCGAAGAATCCCTACAAGGATCCGGTGGCGATGCTGGAGATGAGAGAATACCTCGTTAGAGAAAAGTGGATCGATATCGAAAAGGCGAAGGTCCTTCGCGAGAAGCTAAGGTGGTGTTATCGCATTGAAGGCGTTAATCATTACCAGAAGTGCCGCCATCTCGTCCATCAATACCTTGATGCCACTCGCGGCATCGGGTGGGGCAAGGATCATCGTCCCCCGTCTCTTCACG GTCCCAAGGTTGTGGCTGAAAGAACTGGATGA